CGCCTCCGCCAGGGTCGGGGCCTGTTCGTCCTTGGGGGACAGGAGCGGGGTGATGCCCTCGGGCCACTCGATGCCCAGGGCCGGGTCGAGCGGGTGGATGCCGTGTTCGCGGCCCGGGGCGTAGCCCTCCGAGCACAGGTAGACGACCGTCGCGTCGTCCGTGAGGGCCATGAACGCGTGGCCGAGGCCCTCCGCGAGGAACACCGCGTGCCGCGTGTCGTCGTCGAGCCGGACGGCCTCCCACTTCCCGTAGGTGGGGGAGCCCAGGCGGATGTCGATCACCACGTCCAGGACGGCACCGCGTACGCACGTGACGTACTTGGCCTGGCTGGGCGGCACAGCGGCGAAATGCACACCCCGCAGCACGCCCCGCTTGGAGACCGAGCAGTTGGCCTGGGCCAGCGACAGATCGTGACCCGTCGCCTCGCGGAACTCCGCACCGCGGTACCACTCGAGGAAGCTGCCCCGGTCGTCCGGGAAGATCTTGGGCTCCAGAACCCAGGCGCCCTCTATCCCCAGGGGTCGCATACCGTCACCGCCTTCCGGTCCTGATACGGGAGTTCACCTTCCGGCGCGCGACACCGAGGACGCGTCGGGCGCGCCGGGCCAGCCGCAGCGCGACACCGGGCCCGGGCGCCGGCGTCACCAGCACGCTCCCGCCCCCGGCCCGCAGGGCGAACGGCAGGCCGGTGAAGCGGGCCCGGTCGGCGCCGGGGTTCAGGCACACGGCCACCCGCCAGACGTCGTCCGAGAGATCCTCGGCGGGCAGCGCCGCCGCCAGCACCGAGCCCGGCCGGTCCGCGTCGGGGGAGAGCGTGCCCGGAACCTCCAGGATCCGGCGGGAGGAGACGAACCTCAGCCGCACCCCGGTCTCGCCCGTGACGTGCACCGGGAGCAGGAGACGGAAGCGCCCCTCGGAGACGGCGACGTCCCCGAGCTCCACGCGGCCCAGCCCGAGACGCTTGCCGCGCGCGCCGACCTCCAGGGAGAGGTTGCCGTGCGGTTCGGTCCAGTACGGCAGGACCGGCCGGTCACCGACGACGCCCACGCCCGGCGTGGGCCGGTCCTCGCGCGGCGCCGGACCCAGCCGGCACTCCTTGGTCCAGCCGCCCGTCTTCACCCGGACGAGCGCGTCCCAGGCGCCGTCACGCGGCAGGTCGGCCGGGTCGACCGTGGCGGTGGCCCGCAGCATCAGCCGGACCTCCCCGCCGTCCCCGGCCGGCACGGTCTCGCGGGTGAACTCCACCGGCTGGAAGTACTGCGCGGCGCTGGAGCGCTCTCGCAGCAGCAGATCGGCCGTGGCCTGCCCGAATCGCGCGGCGGTCTCCGAGGCCACCCACCGCACCGCCTCGGGCACGTCCTTGGGCACATCGGTCAGCGGCGCGGCCTCGGCGTCGGCGGGGAACAGCATCGGTTCGCCGTCGGACAGGTACTCGGCCGTGAAGCCGATGGTCAGTGAGCCGTCGCGCCATTCGATGTCCCCGGGTGTCGCCGTGGGGGCGACGCCGGCCTCCCACTGCGCGAAGGCCACCACGTCGTCGTACCGGTCGGCCGCCGTCAGCGCGGCGACGACCTGCTGCGTCGGCTGCAGACCGGCCGCGACACCGGGCCCGAAGCGCTCGACGACGACCTCGTGGATCTCCCCGAACAGCTCCCTGCGGTAGTCGTCCGGCAGGTTCAGAAAGCGCCGGGCCCGCAGCCGCTCGACCATCTCCACGCGCAGCCAGCGCCGGAACAGCCGGTCGCGCACCGGGCCGGGCTCCGTGTACTGCTCGACGACGTCCAGAGCCTCGCGGAGGTTCCTGAAGTAGCCGACGGGGTCGAAGCGTTCGAAGCCGGCGTTGGAGCCGTCGTCCCGCCGGAGGTGGTAGTAGCAGACGTAGTCGCTGAGCACGGAGACGTTCTCCGCGCGCAGATACGCCTCGGCGACGAAGACGTGGTCCTCCAGGCGCCGTCGGCCTTCGGGAAAGCGCAGGCCGATGCGGTCCAGGAAGGCCCGGCGGACCATCTTGTGCGGGGTGAGGCTGTCGATGAGCGGGGCGTTCTCGACGGTGGCGCGCGGGTGGTTGCGGCGGAACAGCTCCACCGGCACCCCGCGGCCCTTGCCGGCCATCTTGCCCACGACGACGTCGGCGCCGTTGGCCACGCCGTAGTCGTACATCCGCTCCAGGGCCTCGTCGCCCAGGTAGTCGTCGTTGTCGACGAACATCACGAACTCGCCCCGGGAGGCCTCGATGCCGACGTTGCGGGGCTTGCCCGACCAGCCGGAGTTCTCCTGGTGGATGACCTTCATCCGGGGGTCCTCGGCGGCGAGCGCGTTGAGCCGGGCCGGGGTCTCGTCGGTGGAGCCGTCGTCGACGAAGATCACCTCGAACTCGTCGGGAGGCAGCGACTGCCGCTGCAGCGAGGAGATGCAGTCCTCGATGTACATCCCCGGGTTGTACACGGGAATGATGACGCTGACCTTGACCGGCATCGGGTTTCCGGGCCCCTTCGGGTCGCTTGCCGTAGACGTCCTGTTGTACTGCGTGTTGCCCGATGCTAACCCGGTCGGCGATGCCGCCTCACCTTTCGAGACCTGGCCGTGATCATCTCCACCCGCACGGCAACTGAGCTGCGCCGTCTGTCTGTTCACGGTCAAAGTGCGCGTCAGTCGGAGGCATCCACACCGTAACCCCGGGCAAGAGCGCCCAGTCCCCTCTCATACCCCTGCCCCACGGTGCGCAGGCGCCACCGTGGGCCGCGGGCGGTAGAGCTCGGCGAGAAGCAGGGTGCGCTCGGTGGTCGCGGCGTCCAGAGTGGCCTGGACCAGGGGGCGGCGCTGGGGCCCGGTCCGGAGCTGATGTGGATCGCGCCTACGTCGCCGGTTGAACGGCACCTTCTAGGGTGATGATGTGCGTCTGCTACTGATGTCCGACACCCACCTGCCCAAGCGCGCCAAGACCCTGCCCGCCCCCTTGCTGGCCGAACTCCCGCACGCCGACGTCGTGTTCCATGCCGGGGACTGGGTCGACACCGACACCCTCGATCTGCTGGAGACCCGCTGCCGCAGGCTCGTCGGGGTGTACGGCAACAACGACGGGCCGGATCTGCGGGCCAGGCTGCCGGAGGTGGCGTACGCGGAACTGGGCGGGGTGCGGTTCGGCGTGATCCACGAGACGGGCGCCAAGCAGGGCCGGGAGCGGCGGTGCGCCGCCCGCTTCCCCGATCTGGACGTGCTGGTCTTCGGCCACAGCCACATCCCCTGGGACACCACGGCCCCCACCGGGCTGCGCCTGCTGAACCCGGGTTCCCCGACGGACCGCCGCGCACAGCCCCACTGCACCTACATGACCGCCACCGCGACCGACGGCCGGCTCACCGACGTGGAACTGCACCGGCTGCCGCCCCGCCAACCGCGCTGAACCGCCCCTTCCGTGCTCGTGGCATGATCGCCGCATGGATCAGGACGAGGGGTACCTCCTGGACAACCGGCAGGCCGAGGCCGGTACGCGCTTCGACGCGTTGTCCGCCCTCTTCGACACCTCGACGTTCCGGCACTTCGCATCGGCGGGGGTCGCCGAGGGGTGGCGGTGCTGGGAGGTCGGGGCCGGCGGGCCGAGTGTGGCCGCGTGGCTGCGCGAGCGCGTCGGGCCCGGCGGGCGCGTGCTCGCCACCGACATCGACGTGTCCTGGACCGGGACGGCCGCCACCGAGGGCGTCGAGGTGCTCCGGCACGACGTCGGCCGCGACGCCCCTCCGCCCGGTCCTTTCGATCTGGTGCACGCCCGTCTCGTGCTGGTCCACGTCACCGAACGCGACGCCGCGCTGCGCGCCATGATCCACGCGCTGCGTCCCGGCGGGCTGCTGCTCGTCGAGGACGCCGACCCCGCCTTGCAGCCGCTGATCTGCCCCGACGAGCACGGCCCCGAGCAGGAGCGGGCCAACCGGCTCCGCACCGGTTTCCGTGAACTGTTGCGGCAGCGCGGTGCCGACCTCTCCTACGGACGCAGACTGCCCCGGCTGCTGCGCGAGGCGGGCCTGGTGGACGTCGAGGCCGACGCCTACTTCCCGATCACCTCGCCCGCCTGTGACGTCCTGGAGGCGGCCACCGTCCGCCAGGTGCGCGACAAGCTCGTCGCCGCGGGCCTCGCCACGGACGAGGAGATCGACGGGCATCTCGCCGCCGTCGAGGCGGGACGCCTGGACCTCGCCACCTCGCCGATGATCTCGGCCTGGGGCCGCAGACCGACAGGCGACGGCTCGCAGTCGGCTCAGCCGCCACGTCCCTCTCGATGATCTCCGCCGCATGCGGTTCGCCGGTGAGTTCGGTCTACCGGCACTTCCGCGGCAAGGACGGAATCCGCGTCGCTGCCGGCCGTCTTGCCCCCGGCCCAGGTGACGGGCCGGCTGCTCCATGTGCCCCTCACCCGTCGTCCCTTTCCCCCGCCGCGAAGCCGGTGCTGTCGAAGCCGGGCTCCAGTTCCACACCGGTGGCGTTCAGGAAGAAGGCCACCATGTGGTACTGCCCCACCAGCATGGCGATCTCGATCAGTTCGGCGTCGCCGAAGTGCTCGGCCAGAGCCTCCCAGGTCGCGTCGGACATCGTGGCATCGCCGTGCAGTTCGTCCGCCGCGCGGATCAGCTGCCTCTGGAGGTCCGCCCAGCCGGGTGCCTCCGGCCCTTGGCCGATGCGGTCGATGTCCGCGTCCGTGACGCCCGCGGCCCTGGCCAGGGGGAGGTGCCGCCCCCACTCGTACCGCGCGCCGGTGTTCCACGCGGTGCGCAGGATCAGCAACTCGCGCACGTCTCCCGGCAGTCGGCCCCTGCCGAGCAACTGGCCACCGAAAGGCATGAACTGCTCGTAGAGATCGGGATGGCGCACGAGCGTGGTGAAGATGTTCGGGATCCCGCCCCCGGGGTCGTGGGGAGCGGCGGCCAGCAGTTCCCTGGTCCGTGGGTCCCACTGTTCTTCGGCGAGCGGCTTCAGTCGCGGACGGGTCGGTCGGGCGGCTTCGTGACGCTGTGACATGACGGCCTCCGGTTTCCGAGGGACTCACCCTAGGAGACCGCCTGAACGCCTGGCAGGGAATGGCCGGGGAGCAGTCAGCCCGTCGGGTCGAGAACGATCTTGCGGACGCCGTCGGAGCGGCCTGCGAACAATGCGTACGCCGCCGGTCCGTCGGAGAGGGCGAAGCGGTGGGAGACCACGACCTCGGGCTTGATCCGTCCGGCACGGGTGAGGGCGATCAGGGGAGGGAGTTCGTAGTGCACCGAGCACAGCCCGATGGCGAACTCCAGTTCCTTGACCTGCGCCCATCCCACGTGGAACGGGAAGGCCTTGCTCTGGCTGACCCCGACGACACTGACCCGGCCGGCCTGCCGGACGGCCTTGAGGGCGAGCTGGATGGTGGCGTCGGAACCCACGGCCTCCACCACGGCGTCGGGCCCGCGGCCGGCGGTCATGTCCCGGATGGCTGTCCGCGCGTCGTCACCCTCGACCGGCTCGACGCCCAGGCCTGCGGCGAAGGCGCGGCGCTCCGCGACCAGGTCCACGCCCAGCACCCGTGCCGCGCCCATCGCGAAGGCGGACTGAGCGGCCATGAGGCCGACCGGGCCGAGGCCGATGACCAGGACGGTCTCACCGGGCTGGATGCGGGCACGGCGGCAGCCGTACCAGGCGGTGGGGGCGTTGTCCGTCAGGACGAGGGCGGCCTCGTCGGAGATGTCCTCGGGCAGGTGCACCAGATTGACATCGGCGCAGGGCACCGCCAGGGCCTGGGCCTGGCTGCCCGGAAGCTTCGGGCCGACTCCGTAGCAGAGCTCCGTGCTCGACGTGGCGCGCTCGCATCGGGCGGTGAACCCGGCCGTACACTGCCGGCACTGCGCACAGCCGACAGAGGCGGGCACCAGGACCCGGTCGCCGGGCTTGAAGCGGGTGACCTGGCCGCCGGTGTCGACGACCACGCCGACGCACTCGTGTCCCGGTGTGTAGCCCAGTTCCGGGCTGAAGGCGTTGCCGTCGTAGATGTGCAGGTCGCTGCCGCAGATGCCGGCCGCGGTCACCCGCACCACCGCGTCGGCGGGGCCGGTGACGGCCGGGTCGGGGACGTCCCCGTAGCGAATGTCGTGACGGCCGTGGTAGGTCAGTGCCTTCATCGGATCCCTCCCTCCCCTCGGCCCGGTCAGTCCGCGATCTTCAGCACCAGCTTGCCGCGGTTGTCACCACGGAACAGGCGCATGAGGGTCTCGGGGAACGCCGCGACCGAGCCGGACACCACGTCCTCCAAGGACTTCAGCCGGCCCTCCGCCCGCCACGTGGCCAGCTGTGCGATGCCCTCCGCGTATCGCTCGGCGTAGTCGAACACCACGATGCCCGTCATGGAGGCGCGGTTCACCAGCAGCGACAGGTAGTTGGCCGGGCCTTGCGGCTTGGTGCTGTTGTACTGGGAGATCGCGCCGCAGACCACGACGCGGGCGCCGCGCGCCAGCCGCAGCAGCACGGCGTCCAGAACGTCGCCACCGACGTTGTCGAAGTACACGTCGACGCCGTCGGGGGCGTGCTCGCGCAGGGCCTTGCGGACGTCCTCGCTCTGGTAGTCGATCGCGGCGTCGAATCCGAACTCGTCCACCACCAGGCGGCACTTGGCCTCGCCGCCGGCGATGCCGATGACCCGGCAGCCGAGGATCTTGGCGATCTGCCCGACGACGCTGCCGACGGCCCCGGCTGCTCCGGAGACCACGACGGTCTGCCCCGGCTCGGGACGCCCGACCTCGATCAGGCCGAAGTAGGCCGTGAGGCCCGACATGCCGAGCGTGCCGAGATACGTCGGCAAGGGAGCAGCCGCAGGGTCGACCTTGGTCACGCCGCGTCCGTCCGACACGCAGTACTCCTGCACGCCGAACGTGCCCGACACATGGTCGCCGACCGCGAACCCGGAGTGCCGGGAAGCGACCACCCTCCCCACCGCGCCGGCGCGCATCACCTCGCCGATCTCCACCGGGCGGATGTAGGACCTGCCCGCGTTCATCCAGCCGCGCATCGCCGGGTCGATCGACAGACAGAGCACCTGTACCAGGAACTCCCCGTCGCCCGGCTGCACCGCCGGCTCCTCGACATGCTGCCAGTCGGTGGGACGCGGCTCTTCCACGGGACGTGCGGCCAGGCGTATCTGGCGGTTCATCGTGCTCATCTGCGGCGACCTTCCTCGGCTGCATACCGTCCAGTCGGTACGGCCGTGAGCGTACGGGTGCCCGCCTTCCCGGGCAAGAGCCGGTCCGCTACGACTTACGGCTCATGTGGGCGGCCGGTCCTGGGCGGCGAGCTATTCCTGTCCCGCCGCCGCCATCTCTCCGAGGAGCGACCAGTCGTCCTGCGGGACGTTCGCGTTCACGATGCGCGGCGTCTCGGCCAGATGCGGAGGCAGCGTCTGCTGCGCGGCCTTGAAGTGCGCGGACCGCACGTGCGCGGCTCCGGCCTCCTCGTCGCGGAAGGCCTCGACGAGGACGTACTCCGACGGCTCGTCCACGCTGCGCGACCAGTCGAACCACAGGCAGCCGGGCTCGGCGCGCGTCGCCCGGGTGAACTCGGCGGCGATCTCGGGCCAGCGGTCGGCGTGCTCGGGGCGGACTCGGAACTTCGCGGTGATGAAGATCACGGGAATCCCTTCGCTGATGTGCTGATGGCGACTCGATCGTACGAACCCGGCTTGATGGTGACGTGACGGGAGGGGCGCTGGTGATCAGGAGAACCGGTGCGGATGCACCGCCCCCTCCGTCGCGCTGAGCGGCGCGCCGGTGCCGCCCCAACGCAGCGCCACGATCTCGGCGGCGACGGACACCGCCACCTCCTCGGGCGTACGGGCCCCGAGGTCGAGGCCGACCGGTGAGCGCAGCCGCGACAGTTCGCGTTCCGTGAGCCCGGCCTCGGCCAGCCGCTGTGCCCGGTCGGCGTGGGTGCGGCGGCTGCCCATCGCCCCGATGTAGGCGGCCGGGCGGCGCAGCGCCTCGGTCAGCAGCGGCACGTCGAACTTGGGGTCGTGCGTCAGGACACAGATCACCGTGCGCTCGTCCGTGTCCGTCTCGCGCAGGTAGCGGTGCGGCCACCGCGCGATCACCTCGACGTCCTCGGGGAAGCGCTTGGGTGTGGCGAAGACCGGGCGGGCGTCGCAGACGGTGACCCGGTAGCCGAGGAAGCCCCCGATACGGGCCACGGCCGCGGCGTAGTCGATCGCGCCGAAGACCAGCATCCGCGGCGGCGGCGCGAAGGACTGCAGGAACACGCTCACGGAGTCCTCGCGGCGCTGCCCCTGGGGTCCGTAGTGCCGCAGACCGGTGGCGCCGAGAGCGAGTTCGCCGCGGGCGTCGGCGGTCACGGCCGCGTCCAGGCCGCTCGCGCCGAGCGTGCCGACGGCCCGGTCCGGCCAGACGGCGAGCGCCGCCCCGCGCGGCGCCGGTCCGTCGGCCACGGTCGCCACCGTGACCGGTTCGCCCGCCGCGACCGAGTCCGCGACCGCGCCGAAGCCGGGATCCCGCTCGGGCGTGACCGCGCGCACCAGCAGCGTGATCTCTCCGCCGCAGGTCAGACCGACCGCGAAGGCGTCCGCGTCGCTGTAGCCGAAGGTCTCCAGCCGGGCCTCGCCGCCCGCGGCGACCTCCCGCGCCAGCTCGAACGCCGCGCTCTCGACACAGCCCCCGGACACACTGCCCACGACCTCCTCGTCCGGACCCACCGCCATCGCCGCGCCCGGGTCGCGCGGCGCGCTGCGGCTGACCTGGACGACCGTCGCGAGACCGAACGGGACCCCGGCCGTATACCAGCGGCCGAGCACCGGGAGAACGTCACGCACGAGCCGCTCCTCTCCTTGCGCGCACCCGCCGGGTACCCCGGCGGCGGTTAATTCCGTTGTGTCCCTCCGTGCCGGTCTGCTGCACTGCACAGGTCGGCGACGTCACCGAGTCCCAAGGAGCCCCGGATGCGCGGAACGTTCATGTCCCCCCCAGCCAGGAACGGACCTCTCTCCGAAGGACATGACGCTTCGTGCACATGCTCAACCTTGGAATTCTCGCCCATGTCGACGCGGGTAAGACCAGCCTGACCGAGCGGCTGCTCCATTCGGCCGGGGTGATCGACGAGATCGGCAGCGTCGACGACGGGAACACCCGTACCGACACCCTCGCCCTGGAGCGGCAGCGCGGCATCACCATCAAGTCCGCCGTCGTCTCGTTCCCGCTCGACGGCGTGACCGTCAACCTCATCGACACTCCCGGTCACCCGGACTTCATCGCCGAGGTGGAGCGGGTGCTCGGTGTGCTGGACGGCGTCGTCCTCGTGATCTCCGCCGTCGAAGGGGTGCAGGCGCAGACGCGGGTGCTGATGCGGACACTCCAGCGGCTGCGCATCCCTACCCTGCTCTTCGTCAACAAGATCGACCGCGGCGGGGCACGCCACGAGGCGGTGCTGCGGGAGATCTCGGCTCGGCTGACCCCCGCGATCGTGCCGATGGGGACCGCCACCGGCCTCGGCACCCGCGCGGCCCGTTTCACCCCCTGTCCCGGACCGGCCGGCGCCCTCGACGTCCTGACCGGGCACGACGACGTCCTGCTGTCCGCGTACGTCGAGAACACCGTCACGGACGCGGCGCTGCACGGATCACTCGTCGCGCAGACCCGGGAGGCGCTCGTCCACCCGGTCTACTTCGGTTCCGCCGCCACGGGCGCGGGCGTGGCGGCGCTCCTGTCCGGCATCGAAACGCTGCTGCCGGCGGCCGACGGGGATGCGGACGGGCCGGTCTCCGCCACCGTGTTCAAGGTCGGCCGGGGCCCGGCGGGGGAGAAGGTCGCCTACGCCCGGATGTTCTCCGGGACGCTGCGCACCCGCGACCGGGTCCCCTTCGGAGCGGACGGCGCTGAAGGCAGGATCACCGGCATCAGCGTCTTCGACCACGGCACGGACACCCGTGCGGACTCCGTCGAGGCCGGCCGGATCGCCCGCCTCACCGGGCTCGGCGACATCCGGATCGGCGACGCGATCGGCGAACCCCGCAAGGCGTACGAGCACTTCTTCGCCCCGCCCACCCTGGAGACGGTCGTCGTCCCCGGCCCGGACGCGCACCGGGGGACGCTCCACCTCGCGCTCACCCAGCTCGCCGAGCAGGACCCGCTGATCGGCCTGCGCCGTGACGAGCGCCGCCAGGAGACCTCCGTCTCCCTCTACGGCGAGGTGCAGAAGGAGGTCATCCAGGCCACCCTCGCCGACGAGTACGGACTCGACGTCACCTTCCGCGAGACGACGCCGCTGTGCGTCGAACGGCCCGTCGGCACGGGGCAGGCCGTGGAGTTCATCAAGAAGGACCCGAATCCGTTCCTCGCGACGGTCGGTCTGCGCGTCGACCCCGCTCCGGTCGGCTCGGGCGTGGGCTTCCGGCTGGAGGTGGAGCTCGGGGCGATGCCGTACGCCTTCTTCAAGGCCGTGGAGGACACCGTGCGCGAGACCCTCGACCAGGGTCTGCACGGCTGGCAGGTCACCGACTGCGTGGTCACCATGACGCACAGCGGCTACTGGCCCCGCCAGAGCCATGCCCACCAGGGCTTCGACAAGAGCATGTCGAGCACGGGCGCCGACTTCCGCGGCGTGACCCCGCTGGTGCTGATCGAGGCGCTGCGGCGGGCCGGGACGCGGGTCCACGAGCCGATGCACCGCTTCCGCATCGAGGCCCCGGCCGACACCCTCGGCGCCCTGCTGCCGGTCCTCGCCGGGCTCGCTGCCGTACCCGAGACGACGGGGAACCGGGACGACCTCTGCGTCCTCGAAGGCACGGTGCCCGCTGCCCGGGTGCACGCCCTCGAACAGCGGCTGCCGGGACTCACCCGGGGCGAGGGCGAGCTGGAGAGCTTCTTCGCCCACTACGCGCCCGTCACGCACGGCACGGTCCCCGAACGCCCGCGCACCGACCACAACCCGCTGAACAGGAAGGAGTACTTGTTGAACGTGACACGAAGGGTCGGTGGTTGACGTGTGAGGGTTGTCCGAGAGGGAACTTACTCCAGAGTCAGAGGTGTTGACGGTGTCCTGATATCGCCGGACTGTAGTGGACATGCCGACTATCCGAGCGCGTCTCCTGGTCGTCCTGGTCGTCCTCTTCGGCTCCGTGTCGGTGGCGGGCGTCCCGCCGGCCACCGCCGTGCCCCCTCCCGGCTCCCTCTGGTTCGACGACCCCACCGTCACGGTGCGGGACGGCCGCTTCACCGACGCCCACGGCCGCGAGATCGTCCTGCGCGGCTACAACGTCTCCGGCGAGACCAAGCTCGCCGAGAACAAGGGCCTGCCCTTCGCCTCGGTAGCCGACGCCCGCACATCGGCGACCGCCCTGCGCGCCCTCGGCGGCGGCAACACCGTCCGCTTCCTGCTGTCCTGGGCCTACGCCGAGCCCGAGCGCGGCCAGGTGGACACGGCCTATCTGGCCGCCGCCACCGACCAGATGAAGGCCTTCCTCGACGTGGGCATCCGCGTCTACCCCGACTTCCACCAGGACCTCTACTCCCGGCACCTCTTCGACGCCGACAGCTGGTACACCGGCGACGGCGCCCCCAAGTGGGCCGTGGACGCCGGGAACTACCCGGACGAGTCCTGCGGGATCTGCCTGTTCTGGGGGCAGAACATCACCCAGAACGAGGCGGTGACACGTGCCACCCACGACTTCTGGCACAACGCGCACGGCGTGCAGGACGCCTTCCTCGCCACCGCCCAGAAGACCATGGCGTACGTACGACAGAACCTGAGCGCGGACCAGTTCAGGGGTATCGCCGGGTTCGACCCCTACAACGAGCCGCACGCGGGCGTCTACGACTCCGGGCAGACCAGCCGCGCCTGGGAGAAGGACGTGCTCTGGCCGTTCTACGAGAAGTTCCGGACCCGCATGGACACGGCCGGCTGGCGCGACAAGCCGGCCTTCGTCGAGCCGAACCTCTTCTGGAACGCCAACCTCGACTTCCAGAAGCAGGAGGGCGGCCTGCTCGACGCCGGCGCACTCGGACCCCGCTATGTCTTCAACACCCACTTCTACGACCAGAAGGCCATCTCCGGCGTCTTCATGTGGGGCAAGGCGGCCGACGGCCAGTACACGGGCGACTTCAGCACCGTCCGCGACCGCGCCGCGGCCGCGCGGACGGCCGCCGTCGTCAGCGAGTTCGGGCACCCGCTGGCGGGCAACGTCTCCGACAAGGCGCCGACCGTCCTCAAAGCGATGTACCAGGCCCTCGACTCCCGTGTGAAGGGCGCCGACTGGTGGTCCGACCCGGCGGCCTCTGGACCCGTGCTCTCCGGTTCCCAGTGGCAGTGGGACATCTACAACGGCCGCCACCGCGAGCTGATGAACGGCAACCCCGACAAGGTGCTCACCGCCGGCGACGCCTGGAACGACGAGGACCTGTCCGCCGTACGCCTCGACGACT
This is a stretch of genomic DNA from Streptomyces hawaiiensis. It encodes these proteins:
- a CDS encoding alcohol dehydrogenase catalytic domain-containing protein; the protein is MKALTYHGRHDIRYGDVPDPAVTGPADAVVRVTAAGICGSDLHIYDGNAFSPELGYTPGHECVGVVVDTGGQVTRFKPGDRVLVPASVGCAQCRQCTAGFTARCERATSSTELCYGVGPKLPGSQAQALAVPCADVNLVHLPEDISDEAALVLTDNAPTAWYGCRRARIQPGETVLVIGLGPVGLMAAQSAFAMGAARVLGVDLVAERRAFAAGLGVEPVEGDDARTAIRDMTAGRGPDAVVEAVGSDATIQLALKAVRQAGRVSVVGVSQSKAFPFHVGWAQVKELEFAIGLCSVHYELPPLIALTRAGRIKPEVVVSHRFALSDGPAAYALFAGRSDGVRKIVLDPTG
- a CDS encoding glycosyltransferase family 2 protein is translated as MPVKVSVIIPVYNPGMYIEDCISSLQRQSLPPDEFEVIFVDDGSTDETPARLNALAAEDPRMKVIHQENSGWSGKPRNVGIEASRGEFVMFVDNDDYLGDEALERMYDYGVANGADVVVGKMAGKGRGVPVELFRRNHPRATVENAPLIDSLTPHKMVRRAFLDRIGLRFPEGRRRLEDHVFVAEAYLRAENVSVLSDYVCYYHLRRDDGSNAGFERFDPVGYFRNLREALDVVEQYTEPGPVRDRLFRRWLRVEMVERLRARRFLNLPDDYRRELFGEIHEVVVERFGPGVAAGLQPTQQVVAALTAADRYDDVVAFAQWEAGVAPTATPGDIEWRDGSLTIGFTAEYLSDGEPMLFPADAEAAPLTDVPKDVPEAVRWVASETAARFGQATADLLLRERSSAAQYFQPVEFTRETVPAGDGGEVRLMLRATATVDPADLPRDGAWDALVRVKTGGWTKECRLGPAPREDRPTPGVGVVGDRPVLPYWTEPHGNLSLEVGARGKRLGLGRVELGDVAVSEGRFRLLLPVHVTGETGVRLRFVSSRRILEVPGTLSPDADRPGSVLAAALPAEDLSDDVWRVAVCLNPGADRARFTGLPFALRAGGGSVLVTPAPGPGVALRLARRARRVLGVARRKVNSRIRTGRR
- a CDS encoding metallophosphoesterase family protein, encoding MRLLLMSDTHLPKRAKTLPAPLLAELPHADVVFHAGDWVDTDTLDLLETRCRRLVGVYGNNDGPDLRARLPEVAYAELGGVRFGVIHETGAKQGRERRCAARFPDLDVLVFGHSHIPWDTTAPTGLRLLNPGSPTDRRAQPHCTYMTATATDGRLTDVELHRLPPRQPR
- a CDS encoding NADP-dependent oxidoreductase, with translation MSTMNRQIRLAARPVEEPRPTDWQHVEEPAVQPGDGEFLVQVLCLSIDPAMRGWMNAGRSYIRPVEIGEVMRAGAVGRVVASRHSGFAVGDHVSGTFGVQEYCVSDGRGVTKVDPAAAPLPTYLGTLGMSGLTAYFGLIEVGRPEPGQTVVVSGAAGAVGSVVGQIAKILGCRVIGIAGGEAKCRLVVDEFGFDAAIDYQSEDVRKALREHAPDGVDVYFDNVGGDVLDAVLLRLARGARVVVCGAISQYNSTKPQGPANYLSLLVNRASMTGIVVFDYAERYAEGIAQLATWRAEGRLKSLEDVVSGSVAAFPETLMRLFRGDNRGKLVLKIAD
- a CDS encoding XdhC family protein — protein: MRDVLPVLGRWYTAGVPFGLATVVQVSRSAPRDPGAAMAVGPDEEVVGSVSGGCVESAAFELAREVAAGGEARLETFGYSDADAFAVGLTCGGEITLLVRAVTPERDPGFGAVADSVAAGEPVTVATVADGPAPRGAALAVWPDRAVGTLGASGLDAAVTADARGELALGATGLRHYGPQGQRREDSVSVFLQSFAPPPRMLVFGAIDYAAAVARIGGFLGYRVTVCDARPVFATPKRFPEDVEVIARWPHRYLRETDTDERTVICVLTHDPKFDVPLLTEALRRPAAYIGAMGSRRTHADRAQRLAEAGLTERELSRLRSPVGLDLGARTPEEVAVSVAAEIVALRWGGTGAPLSATEGAVHPHRFS
- a CDS encoding putative quinol monooxygenase; its protein translation is MIFITAKFRVRPEHADRWPEIAAEFTRATRAEPGCLWFDWSRSVDEPSEYVLVEAFRDEEAGAAHVRSAHFKAAQQTLPPHLAETPRIVNANVPQDDWSLLGEMAAAGQE
- a CDS encoding class I SAM-dependent methyltransferase; the protein is MDQDEGYLLDNRQAEAGTRFDALSALFDTSTFRHFASAGVAEGWRCWEVGAGGPSVAAWLRERVGPGGRVLATDIDVSWTGTAATEGVEVLRHDVGRDAPPPGPFDLVHARLVLVHVTERDAALRAMIHALRPGGLLLVEDADPALQPLICPDEHGPEQERANRLRTGFRELLRQRGADLSYGRRLPRLLREAGLVDVEADAYFPITSPACDVLEAATVRQVRDKLVAAGLATDEEIDGHLAAVEAGRLDLATSPMISAWGRRPTGDGSQSAQPPRPSR
- a CDS encoding carboxymuconolactone decarboxylase family protein yields the protein MSQRHEAARPTRPRLKPLAEEQWDPRTRELLAAAPHDPGGGIPNIFTTLVRHPDLYEQFMPFGGQLLGRGRLPGDVRELLILRTAWNTGARYEWGRHLPLARAAGVTDADIDRIGQGPEAPGWADLQRQLIRAADELHGDATMSDATWEALAEHFGDAELIEIAMLVGQYHMVAFFLNATGVELEPGFDSTGFAAGERDDG
- the rfbC gene encoding dTDP-4-dehydrorhamnose 3,5-epimerase yields the protein MRPLGIEGAWVLEPKIFPDDRGSFLEWYRGAEFREATGHDLSLAQANCSVSKRGVLRGVHFAAVPPSQAKYVTCVRGAVLDVVIDIRLGSPTYGKWEAVRLDDDTRHAVFLAEGLGHAFMALTDDATVVYLCSEGYAPGREHGIHPLDPALGIEWPEGITPLLSPKDEQAPTLAEAERQGLLPSYDACLAYYEELRGRAGGG